The genomic interval CGTCGGGATCCAGGAGCCCGGAGGTCAGGCCGTCGTCGATGTCATGGGAGGTATAGGCGATCTCGTCTGAAAGGTCCACGATCTGGGCCTCCAGGGTGTATTGTTCCCCGTCGCCGCCCGGCCGGTCATAGCGGGTCCGGTGTTTATCCACGCCTTCCAGGACCTCATAGGTGAGGTTCAGCCCCCGGAAATCGGGATAACGGTCCTCCAAATGGGTCACGATGCGGTAGCTCTGGGCGTTATGCTCGAACCCTCCGTCATCCTTCATGATCGCGTTCAACACCTTTTCCCCCGAGTGGCCAAAGGGCGTGTGTCCCAGGTCATGGGCCAATGCCACGGCCTCGGTCAGGTCCTGGTTGAGCCCCAAGCTCCTGGCGATGGAACGGGCGATCTGGGCCACTTCCAGGGTATGGGTGATGCGGGTGCGGTAATAATCCCCCTCATGATTGACGAAGACCTGGGTCTTGTATTGGAGGCGGCGGAAGGCGGAACAATGGATGACCCGATCCCGGTCCCGCTGATAGGCGGTGCGGTAAGGATGCTCGGGTTCGGGGTATTGACGGCCACGGCTCTGGGAGGATCGTTGGGCGTAAGAGGAAAGGGATCGTTCTTCT from bacterium carries:
- a CDS encoding deoxyguanosinetriphosphate triphosphohydrolase, translated to MKTRQELESQEERSLSSYAQRSSQSRGRQYPEPEHPYRTAYQRDRDRVIHCSAFRRLQYKTQVFVNHEGDYYRTRITHTLEVAQIARSIARSLGLNQDLTEAVALAHDLGHTPFGHSGEKVLNAIMKDDGGFEHNAQSYRIVTHLEDRYPDFRGLNLTYEVLEGVDKHRTRYDRPGGDGEQYTLEAQIVDLSDEIAYTSHDIDDGLTSGLLDPDGLSQVSLWKRNTEKVKGRHPDLAKDKVKYQTVRLIIDELVTNLLEETQKRLEKFSIKTVEEVRRAPEEMAAFSNECRKDFLDMKAYLFHNMYRHQKVTRVEAKASKVIQELFKLYENDPSILPANTREKIKAKADPLRRVISDYIAGMTDRYAIEEHEKLTDPSVRA